A section of the Rummeliibacillus pycnus genome encodes:
- a CDS encoding ABC transporter substrate-binding protein: MNKITKKILVFVSALMLIVLAGCGAKSSSNGKTSGEQSNGKINAKFGVIAYMTGAGAAYGEAITNGFKLAQKEINKQGDVNIELVTEDSAGKQEQALSAAQKLMSDNDIIALLGPTLSTEFKVVAPESDLEGISIMGTSTTAEGIPQIGDYVFRNSIPEALAIPAAMEKVVSKTGAKKVAIIYGNDDVFTKSGYDTMKKEAEKMGLDIVTTETFQKGQSDYNAQLTKIKSKKPDFILASALYNEGAVIMDQARKMGIDVPFVGGNGFNSPEVIKIAGNAANGLVVATPWFGDSKEQKVVDFNNKYKKAYGKLPDQFAAQAYDALYIYADALKRAGKADREAFHKALAETKDFDGILGKFSFDKEGDVVMEPKVVEIKDGKFVEFK, translated from the coding sequence ATGAATAAAATAACCAAAAAAATTCTAGTTTTTGTTTCAGCATTGATGTTAATTGTATTGGCTGGATGTGGCGCAAAATCAAGTAGTAATGGAAAAACAAGTGGCGAACAATCTAATGGGAAAATTAATGCTAAATTTGGTGTTATTGCATATATGACAGGAGCAGGAGCTGCATACGGGGAAGCAATTACAAATGGATTTAAACTGGCTCAAAAAGAGATCAATAAACAAGGTGATGTTAACATTGAACTTGTAACTGAAGACTCAGCTGGTAAACAAGAACAAGCACTATCAGCTGCTCAAAAATTAATGAGTGACAATGACATCATCGCTCTATTAGGACCAACTTTAAGTACAGAATTTAAAGTAGTAGCTCCAGAATCAGATTTAGAAGGCATTTCAATTATGGGTACATCTACAACTGCGGAAGGTATTCCTCAAATCGGAGATTATGTATTTAGAAATTCAATTCCAGAAGCATTGGCCATTCCTGCAGCTATGGAAAAAGTAGTATCTAAAACTGGTGCCAAAAAAGTAGCAATTATTTATGGAAATGATGATGTGTTTACAAAATCAGGTTATGATACGATGAAAAAAGAAGCAGAAAAAATGGGATTAGATATCGTAACTACTGAAACCTTCCAAAAAGGTCAAAGTGATTATAATGCACAGTTAACGAAAATTAAAAGCAAAAAACCTGATTTTATATTAGCTTCCGCTTTATATAATGAGGGTGCTGTTATTATGGACCAAGCTCGAAAAATGGGTATTGATGTTCCGTTTGTTGGTGGGAATGGATTTAACTCACCTGAGGTTATTAAAATTGCAGGAAATGCTGCAAATGGTTTAGTGGTTGCAACACCATGGTTTGGCGATTCAAAAGAACAAAAAGTGGTTGATTTTAATAACAAATACAAAAAAGCATATGGTAAATTACCAGACCAATTTGCTGCTCAAGCTTACGATGCTTTATATATCTATGCGGATGCATTGAAAAGAGCAGGAAAAGCAGATCGTGAAGCATTCCATAAAGCATTAGCAGAGACAAAGGATTTTGATGGTATTCTTGGTAAGTTCTCATTTGACAAAGAAGGCGACGTAGTAATGGAACCTAAAGTTGTCGAAATAAAAGACGGAAAATTCGTCGAATTTAAATAA
- a CDS encoding heme oxygenase, whose amino-acid sequence MFVITNRIKTKKGFASRMAPAFTADKQIGEFEGFIKTEVLVCTSNEEFDEMDVNMYWKSLENFNVWRESDAFKNAHKQSPNDATKESPLLGSQIVISELASSTENY is encoded by the coding sequence ATGTTTGTTATTACAAATCGTATCAAAACTAAAAAAGGGTTCGCTAGTCGTATGGCGCCAGCTTTTACAGCTGATAAACAAATTGGAGAATTCGAAGGATTTATTAAAACGGAAGTATTAGTTTGCACATCCAATGAAGAATTCGATGAAATGGATGTAAATATGTATTGGAAAAGTTTAGAAAATTTTAACGTCTGGCGTGAAAGTGATGCCTTCAAAAACGCACATAAACAATCACCTAATGATGCGACAAAAGAATCTCCTTTACTTGGAAGCCAAATCGTTATTTCTGAACTTGCTTCTTCAACAGAGAACTACTGA
- the argF gene encoding ornithine carbamoyltransferase, whose protein sequence is MKLLELVQLKLVTSLKDKDLLALTDYTSEEVKGLLDLAMKLKVITKEGSCPPLLEGKTLGMIFEKNSTRTRISFEVGMNQLGGKGMYMNARDLQIGRGESIHDTGHVLSGYLDGIMIRANSHEMVKELAEHASIPVINGLTDLAHPCQALADLETIAEEKGELKGLKLAYIGDGNNVAHSLVVACAHVGIDVVVATPKNYEPSEDVMKKAAEIALNNGSTVAHTYDPVEAAKDADIIYTDVWTSMGQEEESAKRLKDFKGYQINDELVAHAKPNYMFLHCLPAHREEEVATSVIDGPNSFIFEQAENRLHAQKAVLASILGE, encoded by the coding sequence ATGAAATTATTAGAACTTGTTCAGCTTAAGCTGGTTACATCTTTAAAAGATAAGGATTTACTTGCACTTACTGATTACACAAGTGAGGAAGTAAAAGGATTACTTGACCTTGCTATGAAGTTAAAAGTTATTACGAAGGAAGGTAGTTGTCCTCCATTATTAGAAGGAAAAACATTGGGAATGATTTTTGAGAAGAATTCAACTCGTACTCGTATTTCGTTTGAAGTTGGGATGAATCAGCTAGGTGGTAAAGGAATGTATATGAATGCACGCGATTTACAAATTGGTCGTGGTGAATCGATTCATGATACAGGTCACGTTCTATCAGGCTACCTAGATGGTATTATGATTCGAGCAAACTCACATGAAATGGTGAAAGAACTTGCAGAGCATGCATCAATTCCTGTTATCAATGGCTTAACAGATCTAGCGCATCCTTGCCAAGCTTTAGCAGATTTAGAAACAATCGCTGAAGAAAAAGGGGAACTAAAAGGTTTAAAACTTGCGTATATTGGCGATGGCAATAATGTTGCCCATTCACTTGTGGTAGCTTGTGCTCATGTTGGAATAGATGTTGTTGTTGCAACTCCGAAAAACTATGAGCCAAGTGAAGATGTGATGAAAAAAGCAGCAGAAATTGCATTAAATAATGGAAGTACAGTTGCCCATACTTATGATCCTGTTGAGGCAGCAAAAGACGCTGATATCATCTATACAGATGTATGGACATCGATGGGTCAAGAAGAAGAATCGGCAAAACGTCTTAAAGACTTTAAAGGATATCAAATTAACGATGAACTTGTAGCACATGCAAAACCTAATTATATGTTCCTGCACTGTTTGCCTGCTCACCGTGAAGAAGAAGTGGCTACATCCGTAATTGACGGTCCAAATTCCTTTATTTTCGAACAAGCAGAAAATCGTCTACATGCACAAAAAGCAGTACTTGCTTCTATCTTGGGAGAATAA
- a CDS encoding magnesium transporter CorA family protein translates to MLNIYLTNENCKLEETKEITKGCWINLISPTEEEINDVASKVQIPLDFLKDPLDEEERSRIEKDDDNILIIVNVPLMSKDDSGLTIYDTIPLGMIITKGCFITVCLKDNPIFQMFVQNKVKQFFTYKKTRFAFQILYVIATSFLKNLKLINKKTDEIEKELHQSMKNKELFTLLNLEKSLVYITTSLKSNNIVMQKMLKSNYLKMFEDDKELLEDVIVENQQAIEMAETHSSILSGMMDAFASVISNNLNMVMKFLTSFTIILSLPTMVASFYGMNVPVPFQHYKHAFWIAITISIFLSSTTAFIFWRKRLF, encoded by the coding sequence ATGTTGAACATATATTTGACAAATGAAAATTGTAAATTAGAAGAAACTAAAGAAATTACAAAAGGATGTTGGATTAATTTAATATCCCCAACAGAAGAAGAGATAAACGATGTTGCAAGTAAAGTTCAAATTCCATTAGACTTTTTAAAAGATCCACTGGACGAAGAGGAAAGATCAAGGATTGAAAAAGATGATGATAATATATTGATTATCGTTAATGTACCTTTAATGTCAAAGGACGATAGTGGTTTAACAATATATGATACGATTCCTCTAGGAATGATTATCACTAAGGGTTGCTTTATCACAGTTTGTTTAAAAGACAATCCGATCTTCCAAATGTTTGTACAAAATAAAGTAAAACAATTTTTCACCTATAAAAAAACAAGATTTGCTTTTCAAATTCTTTATGTAATCGCAACTTCGTTTCTTAAAAATCTAAAATTAATCAACAAAAAGACAGATGAAATTGAAAAAGAATTACATCAGTCAATGAAAAATAAAGAATTATTTACATTATTAAACTTGGAAAAAAGCTTAGTTTATATTACCACTTCTTTAAAATCAAATAACATAGTCATGCAGAAAATGTTAAAAAGTAATTACTTAAAAATGTTTGAAGATGACAAAGAATTGTTAGAGGATGTAATTGTTGAAAATCAGCAAGCCATTGAGATGGCTGAAACGCATTCATCCATTTTAAGTGGGATGATGGACGCTTTTGCATCGGTTATTTCAAATAACTTAAATATGGTAATGAAATTTTTGACATCCTTTACGATTATCTTATCTTTACCAACTATGGTGGCAAGTTTTTACGGTATGAATGTGCCAGTTCCATTTCAGCATTATAAACATGCTTTTTGGATTGCTATTACTATTTCTATCTTTTTATCTAGTACAACTGCATTTATTTTTTGGAGAAAAAGATTATTTTAA
- a CDS encoding branched-chain amino acid ABC transporter permease: MLAELLNPYQLQIASFVLINIILAISVYITLSSGQLSLGSAGFMGIGAYTSSLVTIHFELPIFVGVLVGAAVAGILGILIGIPALRLSGVYLAIATLGLGEVIRVIFVNWESLTNGAVGISNIPQISRSILYFARDKGFNPTVLGLQNSQFAGLCVFLILLVLTILIIWFIARQRKSRVGRAFSAIQLDEKAAESMGINITYYKVLSFAQSAVFAGLAGALFAHVMGYISPSDFAYHRAVEILIFTVFGGSEVITGSIFGATFLTLMPEVLRFLSEYRYIIYGVLLVLLMAIRPQGIIDINVLNWFKKLKRVKGEDVHGS; the protein is encoded by the coding sequence ATGTTAGCTGAACTTTTAAATCCATATCAATTACAAATAGCGTCTTTCGTTCTTATTAATATTATTTTGGCGATTAGTGTATATATCACGCTTTCTTCAGGTCAATTATCCTTAGGGAGTGCGGGTTTTATGGGGATCGGTGCGTATACATCCTCATTAGTGACCATTCATTTTGAATTACCTATATTTGTAGGTGTTTTGGTTGGAGCAGCCGTAGCAGGAATTCTCGGTATTTTAATAGGAATTCCAGCGTTAAGATTATCAGGTGTTTATCTAGCAATTGCAACACTTGGATTAGGTGAAGTTATTCGCGTTATTTTTGTAAACTGGGAATCTCTCACAAATGGCGCAGTTGGTATTTCGAATATTCCACAAATTAGTAGAAGTATTTTGTATTTTGCAAGAGATAAAGGATTTAATCCGACAGTTCTAGGTTTACAAAATAGCCAATTTGCAGGACTGTGTGTGTTTCTTATTTTGTTAGTGTTAACGATTTTAATTATTTGGTTTATCGCTCGTCAAAGAAAATCACGCGTAGGTAGAGCTTTTTCAGCCATTCAATTAGATGAAAAAGCAGCTGAATCAATGGGTATTAATATTACCTATTATAAAGTATTATCATTCGCACAAAGTGCAGTATTTGCGGGACTTGCTGGTGCATTATTTGCCCATGTAATGGGGTATATATCCCCATCTGATTTTGCCTATCATCGTGCAGTTGAGATATTAATATTTACCGTATTTGGTGGTAGTGAAGTGATTACAGGATCTATTTTCGGTGCAACTTTTTTAACACTAATGCCAGAGGTATTACGATTCCTAAGTGAATATCGTTATATCATTTACGGAGTACTGCTTGTATTATTAATGGCAATTCGCCCTCAAGGAATTATCGATATTAACGTTCTAAACTGGTTTAAAAAGTTGAAACGAGTAAAAGGGGAAGATGTTCATGGTTCTTAA
- a CDS encoding MFS transporter, translating to MSEKTSSQTWALVLFSIGVFIAALDNGIISAALTTINSSFGVSANWGAWGITLYTLGLAISVPIVGKLSDRYGRKKLFIVEIALFGIGSLAVALSPSFSFYLVARLIQALGGGGIFIIGSSHILSTLPEEKQGKALGMLGGMNGIAAVLGPNLGSVLLDLTGNWHYLFLINVPIALVLVILGTFKLQETKDTASGKLDLVGTILLSFSILGFMYGLTNIEGTEFFKSIAQLNVYGYILAGIIFFIILLIHEKHLDAKEDGDPILPFYLLIKPTYLVTLLIGALSGALLAGMIFIPAFSEQVLGVSAENAGYWMTPLALASGVGAAMGGILVDKKGPVLAVFLSGIISAIGFLLFPTWIEWKWQFIISSSIAGIGIGIILGAPLNILATEKLKSDKGSALAALSLSRQIGMTLAPTIYAGFIARGFAEIPSLFKTEFPQILQDHLKTANLSQEATTELQQLLQHMMTSGRLVEKDYTAILNQIQDPTLKSTIQTSIYQITKIAAQNGYGGLFYTAMVIAILIIIASVILIPIRKKNATL from the coding sequence ATGTCTGAAAAAACTTCGAGCCAGACGTGGGCACTTGTTCTTTTCTCGATTGGTGTATTTATAGCCGCGCTTGATAACGGAATTATTTCAGCTGCTCTTACGACTATAAACAGCTCGTTTGGCGTTTCTGCAAACTGGGGTGCTTGGGGAATTACCCTTTACACATTAGGATTAGCGATTAGTGTTCCAATTGTCGGGAAACTATCTGACCGATATGGTCGAAAAAAATTATTTATTGTTGAGATTGCGTTGTTTGGGATAGGCTCATTAGCTGTAGCACTAAGTCCATCGTTTAGTTTTTATTTAGTTGCACGTCTTATTCAAGCACTAGGTGGTGGAGGAATATTCATCATTGGTAGCTCGCATATTTTAAGTACTTTACCCGAAGAAAAACAAGGTAAAGCTTTAGGGATGCTTGGCGGTATGAATGGGATTGCTGCGGTATTAGGACCTAATTTAGGCAGTGTGTTACTCGATTTAACAGGAAATTGGCATTATTTATTTTTGATTAATGTGCCAATTGCGCTTGTTTTAGTTATTTTAGGTACTTTCAAACTTCAGGAAACAAAGGACACTGCTTCGGGTAAACTCGATTTAGTTGGAACAATCCTACTATCATTCTCCATTTTAGGTTTTATGTATGGTCTTACAAATATCGAGGGGACAGAATTCTTTAAAAGTATAGCTCAACTGAACGTATATGGGTATATTCTCGCAGGGATTATTTTCTTTATCATCTTATTAATTCACGAAAAACATTTAGATGCAAAAGAAGATGGTGATCCTATTCTACCTTTTTATTTATTAATAAAACCTACTTATTTAGTAACTCTTTTAATTGGTGCTCTTTCAGGTGCTTTGTTAGCCGGAATGATTTTTATCCCTGCTTTTTCAGAACAAGTATTAGGTGTGAGTGCTGAAAATGCTGGCTATTGGATGACGCCTCTTGCTCTTGCTTCTGGTGTTGGTGCTGCAATGGGCGGAATACTTGTTGATAAAAAAGGACCGGTATTGGCTGTTTTCTTATCAGGGATTATTTCAGCGATTGGGTTTCTATTATTCCCAACATGGATTGAATGGAAATGGCAATTTATCATTTCATCTAGTATTGCTGGTATTGGTATCGGTATTATTTTAGGTGCTCCTTTAAATATTTTAGCGACTGAAAAATTAAAATCTGATAAAGGCTCTGCGTTAGCAGCTTTATCACTTAGTAGACAAATTGGTATGACCTTAGCGCCGACCATTTATGCTGGATTTATCGCACGTGGATTTGCTGAAATTCCATCATTATTTAAAACAGAGTTTCCACAAATTTTACAAGATCATTTAAAAACGGCTAATTTATCACAAGAGGCTACCACCGAATTACAACAACTATTACAACATATGATGACAAGTGGTCGCCTAGTAGAAAAAGATTACACAGCAATCCTGAACCAAATTCAAGATCCAACTTTAAAAAGTACCATTCAAACTTCAATTTATCAAATTACGAAAATTGCTGCTCAAAATGGGTATGGAGGATTATTCTATACCGCTATGGTAATAGCTATTTTGATTATAATAGCATCGGTTATTTTAATTCCAATTCGTAAAAAGAATGCTACCTTATAA
- a CDS encoding branched-chain amino acid ABC transporter permease produces MLLEQLVNGITLGSIYAIVALGFTLVFGVLGIINMAHGEIFMVGAYVGVLTTGVLGWPLWLGFLAAILVTAILGYLLESLSLRPLRGKKGVSHLAPLISTIGVSMFLENMSHQLFGAGNRPFRTPFAELSIQIGSVTIYAVQIVIFMISILLMMGLSFWLSKTKAGKALRATAENLETASILGVNTKRTITMTVIIASAMGGIAGVLVGMAFNSVNPQMGLSIGLKGLAIIILGGMGNVKGAMAGGLILGLSETVLVAYGDSGYRDAIAFIMIIVILLLKPQGLFGSKTSTEGR; encoded by the coding sequence TTGCTACTTGAGCAATTAGTTAATGGAATTACGTTAGGCAGTATATACGCAATTGTAGCACTCGGTTTTACCCTTGTATTTGGCGTATTGGGCATTATCAATATGGCACATGGTGAAATCTTTATGGTAGGTGCTTATGTAGGTGTTTTGACAACAGGTGTTTTAGGTTGGCCATTATGGTTGGGGTTCTTAGCCGCAATTCTTGTAACTGCAATCTTAGGGTATTTATTGGAGAGTCTTTCTCTTCGTCCATTACGTGGGAAAAAAGGAGTTTCTCATTTAGCGCCTTTAATAAGTACCATTGGGGTATCAATGTTTCTAGAAAATATGTCACATCAATTATTTGGCGCTGGAAACAGACCATTCCGTACACCTTTTGCAGAACTTAGTATTCAAATTGGCTCTGTTACCATCTATGCAGTTCAGATTGTGATCTTTATGATTTCCATTCTTTTAATGATGGGGCTTTCTTTCTGGCTTTCGAAAACAAAAGCAGGAAAAGCGTTGCGAGCTACAGCAGAAAACCTAGAGACTGCCAGTATTCTTGGGGTCAATACGAAACGTACGATTACGATGACAGTTATTATTGCATCTGCAATGGGAGGTATTGCTGGCGTTTTAGTAGGAATGGCATTTAACTCAGTCAATCCGCAAATGGGATTATCGATTGGATTAAAGGGATTAGCCATTATTATTTTAGGTGGTATGGGAAATGTGAAAGGAGCCATGGCTGGCGGTTTAATACTTGGATTGTCAGAAACGGTCCTTGTTGCTTATGGAGACTCAGGTTATCGAGACGCAATAGCCTTTATTATGATTATTGTTATTCTTCTATTAAAACCACAAGGTCTTTTTGGTTCAAAGACATCTACAGAAGGAAGGTAA